In the Phaseolus vulgaris cultivar G19833 chromosome 7, P. vulgaris v2.0, whole genome shotgun sequence genome, one interval contains:
- the LOC137829737 gene encoding type I inositol polyphosphate 5-phosphatase 4-like, protein MRDEHSKKSKLSWPKTLVKKWFNIKSKNEDFHADDVLYAGVNEEWSSNCSQREECTVKKSKTERAKRRHSDRMRRGKVDSDAAQDTDVHNYRIFAATWNVAGKSPPSYLSLEDWLHSSPPADIYVLGFQEIVPLNAGNVLGTEDNGPARKWLALIRKTLNSLPGTSGECHTTSPLPDPIVELDADFEGSMRQKATSFFHRRSFQSFSHSMRMDNDVSLPQAYLDRRLSVCDRMMSGHRTSDYDPNYRWASSDDENGPGDSPVVAQYSPMTYKGFFSMEDRDRQTGHSRYCLVASKQMVGIFLTVWVKSDIRDDVHNMKVSCVGRGLMGYLGNKGSISISMSLHKTSFCFVCSHLTSGQKEGDELRRNSDVMEILRKTRFPRVHGMGDESSPQTILEHDRIIWLGDLNYRIALSYRAAKALVEMHNWKDLLENDQLHIERRQGRVFEGWNEGKIYFPPTYKYSNNSDRYAGDERQSKQKRRTPAWCDRILWYGRGLRQLSYVRGESRFSDHRPVYSMFMAEVESVSRNRIKKCSSCSSSRIEVEELLPHSHGYRYADLNFY, encoded by the exons ATGAGAGATGAGCACTCGAAGAAAAGCAAG CTTTCATGGCCCAAGACGTTGGTCAAGAAGTGGTTCAATATTAAGAGCAAAAACGAGGACTTTCACGCAGATGACGTCCTCTACGCAG GTGTTAATGAAGAGTGGAGCAGCAACTGTTCGCAGAGGGAGGAATGCACTGTCAAGAAAAGCAAAACAG AGAGAGCAAAGAGAAGGCACTCAGACAGAATGCGGCGGGGCAAAGTTGACTCTGATGCAGCTCAGGATACAGATGTGCATAACTATAG AATCTTTGCTGCTACTTGGAATGTAGCTGGAAAATCTCCTCCAAGTTATTTGAGTCTGGAAGATTGGCTTCACTCTTCTCCTCCTGCTGATATCTATGTTCTTGG GTTTCAAGAAATTGTACCTCTCAATGCCGGTAATGTTTTGGGCACGGAAGATAATGGCCCTGCCAGAAAGTGGCTAGCTCTTATTAGGAAGACCCTAAACAGTCTTCCTGGAACAAGTGGTGAATGCCACACTACTTCACCACTTCCTGATCCTATTGTAGAGTTAGATGCTGattttgagggatcaatgaggCAGAAGGCAACCTCTTTCTTTCATCGACGGTCGTTCCAATCCTTCAGTCATAGTATGAGAATGGACAATGACGTGTCACTACCACAAGCATACCTTGATCGCCGTCTCAGCGTCTGTGACAGAATGATGTCTGGTCATAGAACAAGTGATTACGACCCCAACTATAGATGGGCTTCTTCGGACGATGAAAATGGCCCTGGTGACTCCCCAGTTGTAGCACAATACTCACCAATGACATATAAAGGTTTTTTCTCTATGGAGGATAGAGATAGGCAGACAGGGCACTCGAGATACTGTTTGGTTGCCAGTAAGCAAATGGTTGGGATATTTCTAACAGTTTGGGTGAAAAGTGATATAAGAGACGATGTTCACAACATGAAAGTGTCTTGTGTTGGCAGAGGGTTAATGGGATATCTAGGAAACAAG GGTTCAATATCAATTAGCATGTCTTTGCACAAAACAAGCTTTTGCTTCGTCTGTAGTCATTTGACTTCTGGACAAAAGGAGGGTGACGAGCTAAGGAGAAATTCAGATGTAATGGAGATTCTCAGAAAGACAAGGTTTCCCCGAGTTCATGGCATGGGTGATGAGAGTTCCCCACAGACAATTTTGGAACATGA TCGAATAATTTGGCTGGGAGATTTGAATTATCGGATAGCCCTTTCTTACCGTGCAGCAAAAGCTCTTGTTGAGATGCATAATTGGAAGGATCTGTTAGAGAATGACCAG CTACATATAGAGCGGAGACAAGGTCGAGTTTTTGAAGGATGGAATGAGGGGAAAATATATTTCCCTCCCACATACAAGTATTCAAACAACTCAGATAGATATGCAGGCGATGAAAGGCAATCAAAACAAAAGAGAAGAACTCCAGCATG GTGTGATCGTATCTTGTGGTATGGTAGAGGCCTCCGCCAATTATCTTATGTTCGTGGGGAATCAAGATTCTCAGACCATAGGCCAGTTTATAGCATGTTTATGGCAGAAGTTGAGTCTGTTAGCCGTAACCGAATAAAAAAATGCTCTAGTTGCTCCAGTTCAAGGATTGAAGTAGAAGAGTTGTTGCCTCATTCACATGGTTACAGATATGCTGATTTgaatttctattaa